In Deinococcus planocerae, the sequence GGTTGGAACGGCCAGGAACTCATCTGCCAGAATGCGGACGCGCTCCCCCAGAATCTGTGACGTAGACACTCCCAGATTTTCTCGGCTGGGAGCGCTTCCCCGTCGTTATGCAGGTGCAACTCCTGAGTTGTACCCGCAGAATTAATGGTGTTTGTTTTCCAGGGCACCGGCTCTCTCAAGGCGTAGTCTATCTTGTATACTCCTGGACCGTATCTGTATCTTTTTGTAGTTGTTGTTAATTTTGTGGGCGCATGTGTACCGACAATGCGAAAGATTTCGTTCGGCCCAAGGTCGAATATGGTAATCCTGCTCCTCGGCAACTCCTGTAAATTATCGACTCTGGTTTCAGTTTGAATCTTGCCGCCCAGGGATTGAAAGTACCTCGCCAGTGTGAATGCGAGCTGCTGTGCGCCACCACGGGGAAAGGGCCAGTTGTGATGATGGGCGGCGGCCGTCAACATCATGGCGATTGCACTTGAGCCCAGCGCATGGAATGGTATTCCAGAGTGTCCGGCGAGTCCCGCGAACAGCGCTTTAAGTCGGTGTCCTTTGAGATAGTGGTGTGCAATCGCATGGGCCGGTAAGATCGCCCTCACTCCAAAGTGGATCATCCGGAATGGGTGCCTCGGAAGATGTAGCATTGGCCCCATCAAATCGCTCTTCAGCATAGGAAAATCACGGTTGAAACCTTCTATAAGGGAGGAGTATTGTTCTGCGTCATTCCCCAATCCTGCAAGCGTCTCTTGCAGGGACGTGTGCAGGAACACGGCCTCTTCACCCAGAGGATGTGCGAGTGGAATTGTAGGGCTCACCCATTCTAAACCGAAGCTGGCGAGCGGCAGGGCCGAAAAAAACGGCGACGCGGCGGCCATGGGGTGCACGCCCGAACATAGGTCGTGGTGGAACCCCGGAAGGGTGAGTTCGCTGGTATGGAGTCCTCCGCCGACACTGGATTGTGCCTCCAGGAGGGTGACTTCAAGGCCAGCCTGGGCGAGGGTGATGGCCGCGGCCAGGCCGTTGTGACCACTGCCAATGACCACAGCATCTGTTGTGAATTTAGAAGTGGAGCCCACGGCCAGCCTCCGCAAAACTGATTTGAGGAATGAGATTAATCCTGCCTTCGTTTCGTCAGGCCCTGGATGGCGCCAACGAGGACCGGCGCCAAAATCATCAACCAAGTCAGCCAGGGATTAATGTAAATACCCTGCGAGCGCGCAAACAGCCCGTATAAGGCTAGGAGCAGGGCGATTAAAAACAACACATTCTTCATCATGAAGCACCCTCCAGAGAACCGGCAGTCAGAATCAGCATCGTTGCAGAAAGAATGAGGGTGGTCGTCATACCGTAGGCGATAACAAGAACCTTGTTCACGAGGTGAGAGGAGCCCAGTGCCGCCTGAAAGCCAGCCTTGGCCACTTGAACGTGGCGAATGAGGACCGCTATGTTGACCACCATACCCAGGACCGTTAGAACGTGAATGGCCTCATGTGTCATGCTCTGCTGTGTGTACCGACGGATGATTTCCACTATCAACATAGTAGCTGTGCCAACTATGATAGGGATGAATGACAGAGCGAAGATACTTGATGGTTGGCACCTCTCCTTCGTTCCAAGTCTCGCCAGACCAGAAAGTAGTCCCCACAAGGCAAATGTTGCGATAGCTGTTAGGGCAACGTCGATCAACCAGGGTTGCTCTACCCAGCGGTGAGCGGCAGAAAGCGTAGTTGTCACGGGAGGCGAGGGGGGGGCAATCAGGACGGCGTAGCCTCCCAAGAGTCCACCTGTCACCGCCACGATAGCAGCGTGGTGGCTCCTTTTCATCGGCGCACCCCCCATCCGCTGAAAGTACGTGCCGGGATGGATAAGAAGCTGGAAGTAAGATTGGTAGAGGTTCATGTGCTACTCCTTGAGAATTTTATTTGCTGTCAAAATTATGAAATGCCTTCAATAGCCGTATTTCTCCTCCTCTTAGGCAGGAACTTTCTCAATCCGCCAAGCATTGCATAAACTCTGTTCCATTCTTGGTCATTGATGGTAAACAGGATAAGGCCGGTCATTACTAGGGAGAATGTAAAAAGTCCCATTGTCGCACCTATGCCAATGTGGAAAAACACGCCCATCAAAGCCCAAACCAAGTGATAGCGATTGTGAATCATAAAGGGAAAGCCAATTTGATAGATCATTGTGATGTGCGAGATGGTTGAGGAGACCCAGGGGTTTTTGAATAATTCGCGTACAAATTGTGATCCTGGACCGAACTCATTTGTGCTTAAAACGTAATACATGGCTGTGCCTTGATACCAGTCGCTTCCCTGCATTTTAACGCTACCCGCTACAAAATATAAAATCATTACCTGTAAAATAACAGCATAGATTGCTGCATTATGTAGAAATACTCTAAATCCCGGTTTTATCTCCCCGCTCATGGTTTTTGGGTGTACGAAAACAAGATATACGAGCACGATTCTCAAAATATTATCGCCGCCATCCCCTGATATCGACGTATCAGAGAGATACCAGAATGAAATAAGATTAAGAAGAAGAGCAATATTTATAAATCTCCCTAGAATTATTAGAATTGAGCAGACAAGAGTGGTTACCATCGCTAGCGTTGCGTATCCAGGTTTAAAATCTATCCCCGTTGAATATATAAAGTTAAGATGAGTTGTTTCGGTGGAGAAGCGGTATATAAAATATATGGAGATGATATTTAAGAGTATTCGAGTACCCTTAACGTGGCGAGGTGTGTCAAATAAATTATGAATTAGCCCCTTCAGTTCCATATTGGTCTCCCCGAGACTTGATTGAGCTTGACGTTGCCCACGTTAACGAAGTAGGTCTCGCCACTGTTGGCTTTATGGCGTTGAGACCAACGTGCGACATCGATCACTTTAAGAGTGATTTCTGCGCTTTCATACCTATAGTGAGTCCCCCTACTTGCGTCCCTGCAATAATAGCTGGCCACAAGAGTAAGTCCATCTTTTGAGGTTTTTTCTCTTTGGTCTTTCATCGCCTTCCAATTCTCACAGGAAGCACTCTTCGCATTTGCTTTACATTCGTCATGAAGTTTTTGCTCCCAACGGCTGGCGGCAATATATAAGTACGCCCAATTGCCCGGTACACGAGCCACTCGGTCTGCCGATACAAAAATGTTACGAGTTCTCAGTCGATTGAAGTCACTGGTGATGTCATGAAAGCCTGTGGACCTACCTCCTGCTGTGTCAAGGCATTTGACAAGTACATTCGTGTCCCTATCCATTGGTTCCGGTGCAAACATAGCCCATTCCTGTGCAAGAAGCCCTGATATATACACTTTATCGAACGAATATACAGTTGAGATGACGTTTTGGGGAGCATTGTATAACACAGTGTTAAAGAAGTGAAACCCGAAGATCAACGTCACTACGGCTGCGCCAACGTACTTTAAATATCTCAATTTCATGGAAATACCAGGGGGCAGGATGTTCACACATCCTGCCCCTGCCTTTCTTACTTAGTCGAAGGAGCTTTCGGGGGCGGTGAGGCTCGCACCGGTATTTTTGGCCAGCACGCCCATGAAAGGAACGGGGGTATACATCTTGGACAGATTGGTAACGTAACGGGTGACGGGGTTGGTCATGGTCTTGGCCACGTCCCAGAGGTAGCCGCTGGGGGAGGGCAATGCCCCCGTCTCGGTCACCGCAGTCACTTCGGCTTGCGCCTGAACGGAGGCATTGGCAATGCCAACCACGCCAGCAATACCGAGCACCAGAACCAGCCTCTTAGTGTTTTTCTCAGGAGTTGCACCTCGCATAGCGCAGTGAATAGCCGTGCTGGCGGAGAAATTCCGAGTTTCTGCTGAACGTCAGGAGCAGGCGGTTCAAATGAACGTCTGGCATGACCGTCATCAGTGCCAGAGC encodes:
- a CDS encoding phytoene desaturase family protein gives rise to the protein MGSTSKFTTDAVVIGSGHNGLAAAITLAQAGLEVTLLEAQSSVGGGLHTSELTLPGFHHDLCSGVHPMAAASPFFSALPLASFGLEWVSPTIPLAHPLGEEAVFLHTSLQETLAGLGNDAEQYSSLIEGFNRDFPMLKSDLMGPMLHLPRHPFRMIHFGVRAILPAHAIAHHYLKGHRLKALFAGLAGHSGIPFHALGSSAIAMMLTAAAHHHNWPFPRGGAQQLAFTLARYFQSLGGKIQTETRVDNLQELPRSRITIFDLGPNEIFRIVGTHAPTKLTTTTKRYRYGPGVYKIDYALREPVPWKTNTINSAGTTQELHLHNDGEALPAEKIWECLRHRFWGSASAFWQMSSWPFQP
- a CDS encoding HTTM domain-containing protein is translated as MELKGLIHNLFDTPRHVKGTRILLNIISIYFIYRFSTETTHLNFIYSTGIDFKPGYATLAMVTTLVCSILIILGRFINIALLLNLISFWYLSDTSISGDGGDNILRIVLVYLVFVHPKTMSGEIKPGFRVFLHNAAIYAVILQVMILYFVAGSVKMQGSDWYQGTAMYYVLSTNEFGPGSQFVRELFKNPWVSSTISHITMIYQIGFPFMIHNRYHLVWALMGVFFHIGIGATMGLFTFSLVMTGLILFTINDQEWNRVYAMLGGLRKFLPKRRRNTAIEGIS
- a CDS encoding DUF5819 family protein; its protein translation is MNILPPGISMKLRYLKYVGAAVVTLIFGFHFFNTVLYNAPQNVISTVYSFDKVYISGLLAQEWAMFAPEPMDRDTNVLVKCLDTAGGRSTGFHDITSDFNRLRTRNIFVSADRVARVPGNWAYLYIAASRWEQKLHDECKANAKSASCENWKAMKDQREKTSKDGLTLVASYYCRDASRGTHYRYESAEITLKVIDVARWSQRHKANSGETYFVNVGNVKLNQVSGRPIWN